CGCACAGTAatagttaaatttttttttatcaggaaaAGAGcaatttattaaaaagaagGGGTATCAGGAATACCCAAAGGCGAGAGGATACAGTAATAGTTAAATTatagagtatatatatatataagaaatagaacatatttaattatatatatatatatatatatatatataaatgtcaattaaattaaattcaattgagaaaatataaagCAAATACtacatttatataaataaataaattgtagataaacaaaactacaaaaaaaaccaaataagaaattatattctttaactatataactaattattcatctataaatttatattaattgcatgtaaacataactataattaaaatacttataaataaaaaacataaaaattgatatccaataaaaatataggaaatgaaataaatttaatataaacaaataaaacaacGAGAAAATATTTTGTATCTTCAACATTAATAGGAAggagggagaaaataaaagGTTTTGAATTTTAAcgaagataaaaaaatataaaatattttattttttataacttatttatgttaaatttatttttaatgatttttataccatatttaaagatcttgtcacggatttaaatttaagatgtatgTTGAATATGTTTTCATTACtcaaattttatgattttttaaaaaagaatcaaaataaaagagaagaagagaagatAGAGAAAAAGATGATACAATTTTAGAGAAAAAACTCATTCTTTATATTCCCTCTCAACCTTTAGTatccatattttcattttagtcCATTCCACATTCGGGTATTCAtctctatttttagtaaaagtagtgGGACTCCTACTCCACTTTAACACTCTCATAAAGCCCGGACTCTTATTCCACAAACAACACATTCAACCAgattattaaaactcgtgtcattctcaaatgaatactaaaaattGGGACAGATGAATATATTACTAGTATGCCCTCCATGCGATGCACGGgttaccatatatatatatatatatatatatatatataataaaaactgagagaacaaaatttattttgacattttaaatgatcatatttaatttaacatcatattgaatgttttttttttcatgaattaaaGTTAAAGAttattaaaagaattaaaaaaaatagttggaCCAATTgaaaagagagaaattttggttgtaaaaaaatttctcttttatattatatatagatagaaaTATGTTGTGGGGGCAGTGTTCATAAATgaaaaatgactattttttgtgcacatctcaaaaaaaaatttggtaagtttttttttttttttcaagccGACGGAAATactctttattttattaataaatattattaaattaatcagTATAACAACGGGACACAATTAAGACATAGAAAATATTGGGATATAGAATCGGACAAGatgataaaaaacaaaaatgaagcAATGAGTAGCACAATTAAATATACGATGATGACAAAACAAAAATGAAGTAATGAGTATAACAATTAATATAATTCGCAGAAGTTTGTTGGAATAATATATATAGACGACTGAGATACTCTGAATTAAAAACTACCCAAAATTAAGACGAGGATTCAATGTGCGAATGTCCACTGCAAAATAAAATCACACACAGCTTAAGACaaacatcatttaattttgttaaaattcaaaaattcccTTTCGACAACTACTATAGTATactatttgaaataaataaataattccaaCCTAGTAATCAGTCATCTCCAAAATCTTTTTGTTTAAACGACATGAAAAATGTAAGTAGGTCCCTTCATTTAAAATATGTTTGGGCATGGTACGTATTTGTGTTTGGATAATATTTTTGTGGATATGCATGTTTTTCCATTAAAATCTGCATTTAAAAATTGGGTTATATATGCCCCAATTTATTTGGTTGATGGACTAACAAATTAACTAACTTGTTTAGTACGGACACAACAATAAGACCTCATTGATAGTAATTGCTATTAACTAATTTCTCCCTTGCTTCTTCGTATGTCTCTTTTTTGTTTCCAACTAATTTTTGAGCCGTTAGCAAAACGACTCTAGCTATTAACTTTTAGGCGCGATTTTGATCATTTCGGTGATTTGATGACGATGAATTATTTAATGTTTGAAATCATTTTTAGTGTAAAATACATCAAATTTCAATTTCGTGTAGATTGGTCAGTGATTCAAACATAATTTTAACAAAGAACTTTGAGTGATTGTGAGATTTTCGGTTCGGCGAACAAAAATTTTAAATGAACCATAATTAAACAATTTCTCACAGCtcagaatataaaaataaaacgaaGTTGAAGTAATGAACATATATTCACTACAAGTTCAAGCTATAAACTATaatgaatcttttttttttctttaagtaATTTGTGATTGTACCTTGCAAGCTCTTTTCATGTTTTACATTCAATAATTGAATacaatactctctccgtcccacgaatcttgacatgcttggttcctgttttcctttttgggttgtcccaaacgaaatgtcatgtttccttttttggcaatacactttctctctatacttaatatttaaataatttccaccaacccactttatctactttatacacatttcttaatctccgtgccgaaaagaaataggtcatttcgtttgggatggaaggagtattttaagtgtgtagttaataaattataaaagtaataaattaggagagagaatataataaaaatgataaagtaggagaaagaagataataattattaccttatttagaaatgtgtcaagattcgtgagacgatccaaaaagaaatatctgtcaagattcgtgggacggagagagtaagaaataaataaataaataaataaataaataaaagtagcaCAAATAGCGAATAAAAGTGTACAGAAAGTAATTACTACTCCTTCCATTCCACtgcaataggctcacttcttttgggtagggaaattaaaaaaatttattttttaacatgaaagtggtagtaaagtggtgtagTCCACATCAATTAAGTACCACTTttttacctaaaaaggaaaattaGCCAATTGAAGTggcaattgaagtgggacggggGAGTATAAATTTCATTGGCAAATCTTTTGTAAATTAGTGGAATAATTTATGGCGATGGGAAGAAAAAATGAAGAATGTTCTGTAATTTGATGGTGCATTAACTAAATTCAATTATTACTGCTGCCGTCAAATAAAAAGGATTAAATACTGTAATAAACAATACATAAATCAACACGTGCGAAAGCTGTTGGGGATCAGAACTCAAACACAGTCACACGTGGGAACAGTCAACGAGGCACGAATTTATTCTGGAAGATCTGAGCCGTTGGAAATTTGGATCGGAAAATTAAAGGATGTGATTTTCCTCAAAGGGCGGTAATTTAAAGAATAttcaaattcttttttttaCAACCGATTTTAAATTCTTATTTACATCTTATATTTGTTCTTTCAGGCTTAATAAAATGTTATATCTCACTCTAAAATAATAAGTTGTGCGTTTGGGTGTTctgataaaacaaaattatcgaGCTTTTAAAACGTTAGCATCAATAtcctctaaaaaaaaaacatgttagcatcaataattatatttaaaagggttaagtatcaaataagcccttaACGTGGAAACCCTTATTACATTGTCGACCCTATGGCAAAGGGGTATCAAATAAACTCCtatcgtaattaattttgaacaattAAACCCCCCGACTTAACGgagagttaacaccgttaactttcttttatttattttatttatttttttaacgaaCAAATCGTCGAACATCTGGTAGGCGCGGCTGGACAGCTGGTGCACTGACATCACCACCGTCTTCCCCCTCGCCGCGAGGCCCCCCAGCGCCGCCATGGGGCGGTAGGCCGCCGTGGCGTCGAGCCCCGACGTCGGCTCATCGAGGATCAGCAGGCTGGGGTCCACCAGCATCTCGTGCGCGATGCTCACCCGCTTCGGCCTTGACCCCTTGTTTCGATCTGTTAGGAGaggtgagagaaagagagagtcgggaagagagagggagagcggCGATGGTGATACTGAAATGTGGGGAGTTTCGAGAATTATGAAGTCGAAATCCCGTTCTTGGCCGTCGCAGAATTTCGCACCGTTTTTCATTATCTCCTTCACTCCTTCCACGACCTGATCAATGGGAAAGGATGatgaatttttaattgatttgttTGAATTTATGTTTTATGAGATTCGAATCGACTGTGCATACCTCAATTTTACCGGATTTGATGAGAGAGAGGGCGCCAACGTCGAGGACGGGGGATTTTTCGGTGGCATTTTTTAGCTCCAGAGGGCCGAATTTGGGGAGGCGGAGACCTAATCTAGCGGTGTTGCCGAATTTGAAGTTGGCGACGAGGAGGAGAAACTTATCGACCAGCTTCAATGGCAGCCATTTCAGTAGCACCATCGCCATTGAAAACGTCGAAACTCCCCACATTTCAGTAACACCATCGCCGCTCTCCCACTCTCTtcccgactctctctctctcacctctcCTAACAGATCGAAACAGGGGGTCAAGGCCGAAGCGGGTGAGCATCGCGCATGAGATGCTGGTGGACCCCAGCCTGCTGGTCCTCGACGAGCCAACGTCGGGGCTCGACGCCATGGCGGCCTACCGCCTCATGGCGGCGCTGGGGGGGCCTCGCGGCGAGGAAGAAAACGGTGGTGATGTCGGTGCACCAGCCGTCGAGCCGCGCCTACCAGATGTTCGACGATTTGctcgttaaaaaaataaaaaaataaaagaaagttaacggtgttaactctcCGTTAAGTTGGGGGGCTTaattgttcaaaattaattacgataGGGGTTTATTTGATACCCCTTTGCCATAGTGTCGGCAATGTAATAAGGGTTTCTACGTtaagggcttatttgatacttaaccctatttgaaataataaatcTAAGGGACTTTTTTTTAGAGGGAAAATCCAAGGGAGTTAATATATCAAGAAAAACCGAAATTACTGCCTATCCAAATGCACATATAATCTCACAGCAGATAACGTTGGTACACAGAAAAGTATTGTAACATTGAATGTAATTATGGATGAGCAAATTCAACACGGACCCATCGAATCCATCCGGACCGATGGGTTCGGTTCGAACCGAACTACCCAGTATACATATGTCGTCCGGGTCGGGTCTAATTTATAGGACCGAATTTTTTTGGGGCCAGTATAGGTCTTGTAGCTccatttttctcaaaaaaatcGCGTCTCTCTCTTAAATCCGAAAAGTCGCATGGCTGAGCCGCACTGTCTCGTGCGGTCtgctcgcgcggccgcatggctggactGGCGGTGTCCCAGCGCACCCTGACTCGTCATGTGGGCATCTCGCGCGACCGCGGGCCATGGCCGCGCGCTTGACGCGCGGCGCATGGCTTCATGCAGCAGACACGCGGATTTTCCGACGCTCGTTCACACTCGTCTGGTGTCCGATTTGAGTTCCGTTTGCGCCCACGGACTCGTCTCTTCGTGTACTTCTTTCCAACAACATCAAAATCTTCCCAAAATGAATCCAAAAACCTATAAAAACAACACGAACACAGAcaagtagtctattccacaaaaatatgcaattttaaCGCTAGACAACTCAACTAACTCAATAAAATCACCCAAAACACTAAAGAATAACACAACATATGagtgaaaaatgcatgtaaatcaAATGTTTATCCTTTATTTAAAGGAATCTTTAGCAAGTTTAAGGCTGAATTTGTGGGTTATCAAAAGCCTTAGAAATATACACATGGGAATTATACTTCTACAACAATTCCTCTACGCTTATCTATAAGTAGATAAAACAATTTGACTTCGCACGTAACACATTATGTATCAGTCGTCGTTGTTACAAGTGTACAAAATGACAAATAAATAATGTAGAATATTCCTACTCTAACATAAACTacatttatactatattaaaaagtcaaaatttcattttgaaatgaatttcaaattgattttaaatttgaatgacaactttgtaattataataaaatttgaataacCAACAATATAATACTCAATATAATGCATATGTACAActaattatttttcaattatcataataaattcatatacaaaattatttatattaaataaaaataaaaaatatcataataatattctcaaattttgaaatgaaacCCTGATtcagaaaaatattaaaataagattGTTAATAAAAAACGGAGGAAGTTCGTAATTTCATAATCAagattttaaaatcctaaactAAGATACATTAATTTACTCCTTTACCCATTCCAGCCatgtaatatttaaaaaaaaaaaaaaaaaacataaaatgtaATTGGAGCTGTGAATTAACTGGAAATAGACGTCAAATCCATTAATGGGGTTTTCATTCTTTAACAGTTTTTTGAATTGTGGCATAAATTTTGTTTCCAGTTTCAAAGCTGTTGaccaaaatatattttacgTTCACTGCAAACTTCGTACCTTTCACTGCAAACATTAAATGTAAACGTCTGTGACTGGTTTTAAAGGGCATGAATAAATACCGGAAAAATCCTACTTTATTCAAAAAATACTATATTCacttattaataaattaaaaaaatacatagcataaaaaattagaaacataagaaataaaaaagaaaaataaaatttgacgCTAAAAACACTTAAAATTGCTAAGCCCTTAAATAGAGATGAGATTCAGTGTCTCATAATTTTATGCGTGCcaatattaaattttatctaATACTTTAATTATCCAAATATTTTTTGGAGACCTAATTTTTCGAGGGTCTGTGTTTAGTAAAATTACTTTattattatagtataaaatttgTAATGATTATACTTTTTGTGTAGATTttgagttttttattttattatttttatttaatattatgcaTAAGAAATATTCCACGTTAATTGTTTAACATTTTACaatgatttaatattttttttgttaaaaatttattttatttttaacatatttttctttcttaattaattttcaatgttgaatttgagtcaattttatcaaataaaaataaagttataaattattaataacgAAAATtagtttaatattttttaaaatgaaatatttttttaaaaaaaacacataGAGATATGTCTTTTATATACCTTCAATGTACTTGTTGTTGAATTGATGAAATACGAATAACTATTTATCATGCTAATTACGTGAGTTATGATCctaaattcattaaaattatacttGAACGTACAATTTActaaattcattaaaattctacttCGACGTAAAATAAATTGTACgaaatgctcaaaaaaatttggtTCGGAGGCTTCTGCCCTTAAACCCCATACAAATATCATACTTCTTCAACAAATTAATCCTGGATACTCCTATAAACTATTTGGATATAAATGAGACCTGCGAAAATAATGTAATGTGATCATACAATGGAAATACatataaaatgattaaatgTAGCTAGTTTCTAGGGTTTATAATGTTTCCTGTCGTATTCTATATTTTTGTTACAATACAAATAGTAACAGTAATAGTAAGAGTTGAAAAGCTTTTTGTAAGACAACAGTAAACTGACAATATGAGAGATGGTTGAAACCTATGTATATGATTATATTTATAGGATATCCATACAGTGTGATTGGTCAGACCATCTACAGTAGTTTTGTATGACATTTCACCATGTTTAATTTCTTCACTATTTTcatttataagttcaattaattaacaaatttttctttttaattttttaaatttgaaaaaaaaccTGTAGATACGAGTCCCGAATATATACATATGCgataaaattagaaaaaaaaaatctaaatattaCACATAaatagaatttatattttttaaatcttaTACAACATTCAGGTTCTACTATAAAATAAAGTacattaacaaaataaaatatttaatattttataaaaattgattatcaaaataaaaatttgcaAATGGACCGAATAAACAcagttattattttttatatattatatagatatagataatcTTTTAGTCATTAACATATGATTAATCTATTATTTATACTAAATCTGAATATGGTATTTGTCAAAATTATGGACTTATTTCTGGGTTTAATAGAAACAACCAATTATAAAGACATATAAACATATACTATAATGTTGAATGAACTTCAATTAGGACTAGTtgcaattatatattttttttatagcaaacatatatattttttaatttttaatataggtgttaaaatttctttatatatatttatcaattttaaaagTCATAGCTTTTGCCCCCTTGTAATACATATTTATACAAAACTATGTAAACTTATGATAAATGGTCGTCTTCCTTAAAAAAAGATTAGTGGCTGTTAATTAGCTAGAGTGTTAGTGAATAACTCATTTGATATCATGTACATTTTTACGAATATCACATCAttttataatgtgatttgatttATGTGTGGATACTCTTTATTTATATGAACATTTTTGAACATTTCGAACATTTTTGAACTCATGCATTTATTTAAAAGTTAAGCTTATTATAAGATTAGATATAGTTCAAATATTGTCATTAGTTTGCAACAAATACACACTAAAGTTGGGCAAGATTTTTGGAAATGTAATTCTAATTCAGTTATCTCAAAacaaaattccaaaaatttgGAAACTGTATATATAGTTGCGACACAATGACACATGCAgtgtcaatttaattttctaataTTATCAGTCTTGGGGGGCGAAGCCAAATCTTTTGTACACTTTGATTTACTGCAAAATTAAATGCAGTCATTATCATATATGATGTAATTAAAATCTTTTTACAGAGAGGAAATCGCATAGATATATGAGATATGGATTGATAGGGATAGAGAGGGGCATAAGTTAAAGCAACTGTATTTATACAGAGTGACATATGTGTCTGTGAATCTTAATAAGTGATTAAGACATACATtcttacatatatatacatagagaGAATATTATATGACAAACTAGCtagtagtttttattttttggattaaTCGGCGAATTTAATACTTACAACATGAATTTCCAAATGTTGCAACACatttatcaattattttttgcTATTATAACTGAAAAGAACATTTGAAAGATTCTATTGTAATTGCAATGTTTGATGGGATCTATCACAAAATTGTTTGAACAATCATCAATACCTAGCATAtgtaattattaactaatacgATACCCATGGTATTAATTCTTTCTAATCATTCATTATTTCTAAGATATAATTAAAAGTAGTGAAAATTAGAAAGGGGGCagttgtgtgtgtgcgtgtatAGAAATGAAGAAGCAAAGAAGCAGAAAACATGTTGATGTTGGATTCTTTCTTGTCATTGTTGAGAGAGACAGCCTAAACATCTTAAACCCCTACTTAATTATTATCACTCTCTTTGTAATTTTACACTCTCGAGCCTAACTCTCACATTATTATCGAgttcaataaataaaaagttaggGTTTCTTTCTCCTTTAGAGAATCAACAAACTTAATTAGTac
The genomic region above belongs to Salvia miltiorrhiza cultivar Shanhuang (shh) chromosome 5, IMPLAD_Smil_shh, whole genome shotgun sequence and contains:
- the LOC131026145 gene encoding probable indole-3-pyruvate monooxygenase YUCCA1 produces the protein MWGVSTFSMAMVLLKWLPLKLVDKFLLLVANFKFGNTARLGLRLPKFGPLELKNATEKSPVLDVGALSLIKSGKIEVVEGVKEIMKNGAKFCDGQERDFDFIILETPHISVSPSPLSLSLPDSLFLSPLLTDRNKGSRPKRVSIAHEMLVDPSLLILDEPTSGLDATAAYRPMAALGGLAARGKTVVMSVHQLSSRAYQMFDDLGY